The window GACCAGCCCCAAGGGCATCGTCCATATCGACGAGAACACCGAAGTCGAGCTGCGCGCCGAATTCGAGGAACCGCGCGACGGGCGTGCCGCAGTGAACTATGACGATGTCGGCGGGATGGAGGACACCATCCGGGCGCTGCGCGAAATGGTCGAGCTGCCGCTGCGCTATCCCGAGCTGTTCATCCGCCTCGGCGTCGAACCGCCCAAGGGCGTGCTACTCCACGGCCCGCCGGGCACCGGCAAGACCCGCCTGGCGCAGGCCGTCGCCAATGAAAGCGATGCGGAATTCTTCACCATCAACGGGCCGGAAATCATGGGCTCTGGCTATGGCGAGAGCGAAAAGCGGCTTCGCGAAGTCTTTGAAGAGGCCAGCCGCGCCGCGCCCGCAATCATCTTCATCGACGAGATCGATTCGATCGCGCCCAAGCGCACGCAGGTGCCGGGCGAGGCGGAAAAGCGGCTAGTCGCCCAGCTCCTTACCCTGATGGACGGGCTGGAGAAGCGCGCCAACCTTGTCGTCATCGCCGCCACCAACCGGCCCGATGCGATCGACGAAGCGCTGCGTCGTCCGGGCCGTTTCGACCGCGAGATCGTGATCGGCGTGCCCGACCAGCGCGGGCGGCGCGAAATCATCGCGATCCATACCCGCGGGATGCCGCTCGAAGGCGCGGTCGATCTCGACGAACTCGCCCGCGTCACCCATGGCTTTGTCGGGGCAGACCTTGCCGCCCTCACCCGCGAAGCCGCGATCGAGGCCGTGCGGCGGATCATGCCGCGGCTCGATCTCGACGAGCGCACCATCCCGCAGGACGTGCTCGAAGACCTGTGCGTCACCCGCGACGATTTCCTCGCCGCCCTCAAGCGCGTCCAGCCCTCGGCCATGCGCGAGGTGATGGTGCAGGTGCCGAATATCGGCTGGGACGATATTGGCGGCGCGGGCGAGGCGATGGACAAGCTGCGCGAGGGAATCGAGCTACCGCTCAAGAACCCCGATGCCTTCCGCCGCCTCGGCATCCGTCCGGCCAAGGGTTTTCTACTCTATGGCCCGCCCGGCACCGGCAAGACCCTGCTGGCCAAGGCGGTCGCCAAGGAGGCGGAGGCGAACTTCATCTCGATGAAGAGCTCCGATCTCCTGTCGAAGTGGTATGGCGAGAGCGAGCAGCAGATCGCAAAACTGTTCGCCCGCGCCCGCGCGGTGGCTCCTTGCGTCATCTTCATCGACGAGATTGACAGCCTCGTCCCCGCGCGCGGCAGCGGTCAGGGCGAGCCGCAAGTGACGGGCCGCGTGGTCAACACCATCCTTGCCGAAATGGACGGGCTGGAAGAACTGCAATCGGTCGTCGTGATCGGGGCCACGAACCGCCCGGCATTGGTCGATCCGGCGCTGCTGCGTCCGGGCCGCTTTGACGAGCTGGTTTACGTCGGCACCCCCGACAAGGCGGGCCGCGAACATATTCTCGGCATCCATACCGCGAAGATGCCGCTGGGCGATGACGTCGATCTGGCGATGCTGGCCAGCAAGACCGAGCGCTTTACCGGCGCCGATCTCGAAGATCTGGTGCGCCGCGCGGGGCTAGGCGCGCTGCGGCGTGTGGGCGGCGAGGTCAGCGCGGTCGAGGGGCGCGATTTCGAGGCAGCGTTGGCAGACTCGCGGGCGACTGTGACGGCCGAGATGGAGGAGGAATACCTCAAGATGCGCGGCGAGCTCAAAAAGCGCGCCGCAGCGGTGCAGCTGATCGGGTTCTTCGCGCCCGAATTGCTCAAGCCGACGCGGGAAAAGAAGCACGATTGAGGGGCTGACCGGCGATTTTGGACGAAATCAGGCGCGAAGAGGCAAGATCCAGGCCCGCTTTGGGTGCCAGTTAGCACGGCCTTGGGTGGCGGTTGCTGATGTTCCACGAATGTTTCACGTGAAACATTTTCAGTGTCAGTGTGCCGCATCCCAGCTTGCGCCGGTGCCGATATCGACCCCCAATGGCACGCTGAGTTCGACGGCTGGCAGCGCGGCCTCGGCCATCACCTGCCGGATGATCGGCGTGGCGGCTTCCACGCGCCCTTCCGGCAGTTCGAACACCAATTCGTCGTGCACCTGCAGCAGCATCCGCACATCATGGAGGCCCGCCTCGGCCAGCGCCGGGAGCATCCGCGCCATCGCGCGCTTGATGATGTCGGCGCTGGTGCCCTGGATCGGCGCGTTGATCGCGGCACGCTCTGACCCCTGCCGTTCGGCCTGGTTCTTGGAATTGATCCGCGGGAACCACGTCTTGCGTCCGAACAGCGTCTCCGAATAGCCCTTGTCCCGCACGCTTTCGAGCGTTTCGAGGATGTAGCGCTGGATGCCGGGGAAGCGCTGGAAATAGGTGTCGATCATCGCCTGTGCTTCTTCTGGCGGCACTTCCAGCCGCGCCGCCAGACCCCAGCGCGAAATCCCGTAAAGTATTGCGAAGTTGATGGTTTTCGCCCGCGCACGGGTGTCGCGGGTAACCTCTCCGAACATCTCGCGCGCAGTACGGGCGTGGATATCCTCGCCCTGCGCGAAAGCGTCCTTGAGGGTATCGACCCCGGCCATATGCGCGGCGAGGCGCAATTCGATCTGCGAATAGTCGGCGGCGAGCAGGACATTGCCCGCTTCCGGCACGAAGGCCTCGCGGATCTGGCGGCCGATGGCGGTGCGCACCGGAATATTCTGCAAGTTGGGATCGGTCGACGAGAGCCGCCCGGTCTGCGCGCCGACAAGGCTGTAGCTGGTGTGGACGCGGCCCGTGGCTGGATTGATCGCGGCCTGCAGGGCGTCGGTATAGGTCGATTTGAGCTTGGAGAGCTGGCGCCATTCCAGCACCAGCCGCGCTATCGGCGCGCCTTCGGCCGCGAGCTTTTCGAGCACCGAAACGTCGGTGGTATACTGCCCGCTCTTGCCCTTCTTGCCGCCCTTGTAGCCGAGCTTGTCGAACAGAATATCGCCCAGTTGCTTGGGACTGCCGACGGTGAATTCCTGCCCGGCCACGCCATGGATCTCGCCTTCGAGCCGCCCGATCTCGATAGCGAATTCCTCCGACAGCTTCGCAAGGCGCGCGCGGTCGACGCGGATGCCTTCACGCTCCATCGCGGCAACCACCGTGATCAGCGGGCGATCAACCCGCTCGTAAATGCGGGTGCCGCCCTCGCTGGCGAGCCGGGGCTTGAGATTGCGGTGGAGCCGCAGGGTCACATCGGCATCCTCGGCGGCATAGGCGGTGGCGCGGTCCAGCGGCACCTCGCTGAACAGGATCGCCTTCTTGCCGGTGCCGCACAGATCCTTGAACGGGATCGGGGTGTGGCCGAGGTGGCGCTGGGACAGCTCGTCCATCCCGTGGCCGCCCCCCATGCCTTCCTCGCCGCGCCCGGCATCCAGCGCGAAGCTGATCACCATCGTATCGTCGATGGGCGACACCGCGAGCCCCTGACGGGCGAGCACGTTGAGATCATACTTGCCGTTCTGGAACACCTTGAGGACAGCCTCGTCCTCCAGCAGCGGCTTCAGCGCAGCCAGCGCATCAGCCATCGGCACCATCTGCGGTTTCTGCGCGAACATGTCGTCCCCGCCGTGCGCGAGGGGAATGTAGCATGCATCATTGGGGCCGATCGCGAGACTGACGCCCACCAGTTCGGCGCGCATCGGATCAAGCGACGTGGTTTCGGTATCGACCGCGACCAGCCGCGCCGCTGTTGCCCGGGCGATCCATTGCTCCAGCGTCGCCATGTCCTGCACCGTCACATAGGCGGCATGATCGATGCGCGGCATGTCCGGCAAAGGCTGGCGGTTGGCATCGCCTGTGTCCGCCGGAGCAGCGCCGGCCGTGGTCGGCTTGGGCGGGTTGAGATCGGTCTTGCGCGAAGGGCTGCCGGTGCCCGCTTCAAGCCGCTTCAGCAGTGAGGTGAAGCCGTGCTTTTCGAGGAAAGCGGCGAGCGGTTCGGGCGGCACAGGGCCAAGCTTCATCTCGGCAATCGGCTGCGGCAGATCGCAGTCCTCTTTCAGCGTCACAAGCACCTTGCTGAGTTCGGCATCGCCGCGCCCTTCGATCAGGCGTTCCTTCAGCTTGGAGGGCTTCATGTCATGCGCGGAATCGAGTGCGGCGGTGAGCGAGCCGTGCTCGGCGATCAGCTTCGAGGCGGTCTTGGGGCCGATGCCGTAGATGCCCGGCACATTGTCCACCGCATCGCCCATCAGCGCCAGCACATCGCCAACCAGCGCGGGCGGGACGCCGAACTTCTCCTCTACCTCTTCGAGCCAGATGCGCTGGTTCTTCATGGTGTCGAGCATGTCGATCCGCGCCGGCCCGTGGGGGGTATCGACCTCGCCGACCAGCTGCATCAGATCCTTGTCGGAGGAGACGATGGTGACGTCCCAGCCCATTTCCTGCGCGCGCCGCGCATAGGTGGCGATCAGATCGTCCGCCTCCAGCCCCGGCACTTCGATGCAGGGCAGGCTGAAAGCGCGGGTGGCATCGCGGATCAGCGGGAATTGCGGGACGAGGTCCTCGGGCGGCTCGGGCCGGTTGGCCTTGTAATGCTCGTAGATGTCGTTGCGGAAGCTGACCCCGCTGGCGTCGAGGATCACGGCAAGGTGGGTCGGCCCGTCGGCCTCGTCGAGATCGGCGGCGAGCTTCCAGAGCATCGTCGTGTAGCCATAGACCGCGCCGACCGGCGTGCCTTCGGGATCGGTCAGCGGGGGCAGCCGGTGATAGGCCCGGAAGATGTAGGACGAGCCATCGACGAGATAGAGGTGCTGCTTGCTGGGAGCTTGGGGGTCGGCCATGCGGTCTGCTAGCATCCGGCGGCGGCGTGGGGTAGCCGGTTCAGAGCGTTTTCCGCCCGGCATCGCGCGCCGGTCTTCATTCGGGCGCGACGGATTGTGGCGAAATCATGGCCAAATTGAGGCGAGCTTGCCGCAATTGCCTTGCACCGCCCCAGGCTTGTCCCTATTTATGCACCGAACCGGAGGTCAAAACCGGTTTCGACACGCTCCGACGGGGAGCTTGCGACAATTGCAGAGAGGGATTTCCACCTATGCGTAAGATCATTCTTGCCGCCGCCATCGCCACCTCGGCTCTGGGCCTCGCCGCTTGCAGCGACAACACCGCGACCGAAACCGAAGAAGCCGCCGACGCCATGGCGACCGATGCTGCCGCGAGCGCCGATGCTGCTCTCGAAGGCGCCGAAGGTGCTGTCGACGAAGCCGCCGAAGGCGTTGACGCCGCTGCCGACGCTGCCGCCGAAGGCGCTGAAGCGACCGCCGATGCCGCTGCCGACGCTGCTGCTGACGTGGCTGCCGAAGCCGAGAAGGCTGCCGAGTAATCGGATTTGATCACTCCGCCGCGTGCGGGGATGATCACAGCGAAGGGCGGTGCCGCAAGGCGCCGCCCTTTCGCGTTTCCGGTCTTCAACCGCCGGTGTTGTAGGGGGCCGAGGTCCAGTTGCGCACCGGGTTCTGCTGGGCGCGGAAGGCAAAGCCGTCGTAAAGCGCCCGCGCAATCGCCGCGATCCGCTCTTCCCGCGCCGCCCGCGTGCCCTGCCCGGTGACATAGATCGCCACCGCGATGGTGCGCCCGTCGGGACACTCGATCAGGCCGACATCGCTGGAGGTGTTGCTGAGCGAGCCGGTCTTGTGGCTCACCCGCGCTTCCAATGGGATGTGCGCCGGAATGCGGCGCTTGCCGGTCACCGTGCGGCTCATCGCGCCGAGTAGCACCCGGCGGCTTTCGGCCGAGAGATATTCGCCGCGGTAGAGCCCCGCCAGCAGCCGCGCCATGGCGCGCGGGGTGGCCGCATCGCGCTTGTCGATGTGGCGCGCGGGGTCGAATTCGCCGTCGTCGCGCACCAGCGTGGCGATATCGCGGTTGATGCTGAACTCACGGATGCCCTGACGGCGCGCCCAGTCATTCACCACCGAGGGGCCGCCCACGGCTGCCAGCAAGGCGTCGGTTGCCGGGTTGCTCGAACGGGTGATCATGATCTCGATCAGATCGATCGCGGGCATATACTGCCCGGGCCGCACCGGCGCCTTGGCTGAGGAGAAGCGCGCCGAGCGCTCGGGCATCATCAGCGGAAATTCCGATGTCAGGGCAAACCGGCCCTGCTCGACCATCTCGAGGAAGGTCGCAGCGACCGCCACCTTGCTGGTCGAGGCCATCGGGAAGAGCTGGTCGCCCAGCACCGCCACTTCCTCGCCGGTGGCAAGGTCGATTGCGGCAACGCCGATGCGGCCCTGCGATGGATTGGCGAGTTCGGCAATCCGCTGCTCGAAGCTGGAGGCATAGATCGCCTCAAAGCTCTGCGGGGTGCGCAGCTCGGTGCCAAAGGCGCGGTCGAAGCTCGACTGGAGCTCGTCCGCCTGTGCGACCGCCGGCGCGGCGATGGTCGCCAGACTGGCGGCGATGCCGATCGCAAAGACGGAAAAGCGGGTGCGTGCCATGCTCAAAAGCTACTCCCTCAGGGTTTCCCTCGGCTTAATACCTACACTAGGCATGCGCGATTCCCGCCCGCAAGTTTTCATTTCATGGGGTGCGACGAAAGGTGCGGCTGGCACGACAGGCCTGCGACACGCTCCTGCTCGGGCGATGATGCCGGTTCGTCGAAAGCACCCTTGCACCGTCATTCCTCCCCTTGACTGCCCGGCGGATGGCGGCACTCTGCGGCCCGACCATCCGATTTGAAGGGGCATCATGATCAACGCATCCAGCCTGCGCGCTTCCGGCGCGCTTTTTTCCGCCTTGCTGCTTTCCGCTTCGGGCGTTGCCTATGCCCAGAGCGTGCCGATCGTGCAGCCCGGCGCGCCGGGTCAGGCGAGCAAGAAGCTGACCGCCGAGGAAGCCACCAAGCTGGCACAGTCGAGCTACACCGCCTCCGACGTCGCCTTCATGCAGCACATGATCGTCCACCATCAGCAGGCGCTCGACATGGCGGTGCTGGTGAAGGACCGCACCAACACCGAAGACCTCGTCTCCATCGCGGGCCGCATCGAAGGCAGCCAGGCCGATGAAATCGCTTTCATGAAGACCTGGCTGAAGGAGCGCGGCGAGCCGGTGGAAGACCCGGCGATGAAGGGCCATGGCGAACACCTCCACCACATGATGAAGGGCATGGCCTCGCCCGAAGCGATGAAGGCGCTCGCCGCCGCAAAGGGCACCGAATTCGACCGCCAGTTCCTGACCCTGATGATCGCGCATCACGAAGGCGCGGTGGACATGGTCGAGAAGCTGTTCGACGAAGAAGGCACCGCGGCTGATCCGGTGCTCTACCGCTTTGTCAGCGACGTCGAGAACGAGCAGACCGGCGAGATCAAGCGGATGGACAAGGTGCTCGCGCGCCTGTCCGAAGACCCGCGCTCGGGCCTTGCCGCCGGCTTCGATAATGCCGGAGAGGCGATCCTGAACCTCACCAAGGTTGCCAGCCTCGGCAAGCCTGCGGGCTTCTTCAATCCGGCCAACCCGGCCGATCTGCGCCCCCCTGCCGCACCCAAAAAGGGCGAGGAAGACAAGGACAAGACCGAAGCCGCCGCAGCAGTCGAAACCGCTACTGACGCTGCCGTTGCCGCCGCAGCGACTGCGACCAGCGCCGCGACCCCCGAGCGCGAGGAGGAAGACCTCACCGAATTCGCCGAACGCTCACCCCTGCTCGATTTCGCCAACACCGACATGGCATTCTTCGACGACATCATGATCGCAGGCTCCTACCACGGGTTCAACATCTACAAGCTGGGCACCGACGGCGTGCCGCAGCTGATGAGCTCGGTCGTCTGCCCGGGCGGGCAAGGCGATGTCTCGGTGGTCGGCAAGATCCTCGTGATGAGCGTCGAGCAGACCCGCGGCCGCGTCGACTGCGGGCTCGAAGGCGCGCCGGGCAAGGTCAATGAAGACCGCTTCCGCGGCCTGCGCATCTTCGACATTTCCGATCTCAGCAGCCCGCGTCAGGTGGGCGGGGTGCAGACTTGCCGCGGCAGCCACACCCATTCGGTGGTGAGCGCGGATGACAAGCGCATCATCGTCTACAATTCGGGCACGGCGGGCATCCGCGAGACCGAAGAACTGGCGGGCTGCATCGGCGAGATCCCGGGCGATACCCGCACCGCGCTGTTCTCGATCGATGTGATCGAGATCCCGCTGGCCGATCCGTCACAGGCGCGCATCGTCAAGAGCCCGCGCGTCTTCGCCGACGAGACCACCGGTACCATTGCAGGGCTGTGGACCGGCGGCGACCATGGCGAGGGCACGCAAGCCACCGCGCCGACTGACCAGTGCCACGACATCACCGTCTTCCCGTCGAAGAACATCGCGGCCGGTGCCTGTTCGGGCAACGGCATCCTGTTCGACATCCGCGATCCGCTGAACCCGAAGCGCATCGACGTGGCGACCGACACCACCTTTGCCTATTGGCACTCGGCCACCTTCAACAATGACGGCACCAAGGTGGTGTTCACCGATGAATGGGGCGGCGGCGGGCGTCCGCGCTGCAAGGCGTCCGACCCCAAGACCTGGGGTGCCAACGCGATCTACGACATCGTCGATGGCAAGCTCGTGTTCCGCGCGCACTACAAGATGCCCGCACCGCAGAGCGACAAGGAGAACTGCGTCGCCCACAACGGCTCGATCGTTCCGGTGCCGGGCCGCGATCTGTTCGCCCAGGCGTGGTATCAGGGCGGCATCTCGGTGATGGACTTCACCGACAGCGCCAACCCGAAGGAAATCGCCTATTTCGATCGCGGGCCGATCGACGCGAAGCAAATGGTGCTCGGCGGCTACTGGTCGGTCTACTGGTACAAGGGCCACATCTACGGCACCGAGATCACCCGCGGGATCGACGTCTTCTCCCTCGCGCCGAGTGCCGAGATGACCGAGGCGGAAATCGCGGCGGCCAAGGCGGCGGTCTATCAGGGCGGCCGGTTCAACCCGCAGACCCAGACGCAGGTGACGTGGGATGCGGCGGCGATCAAGGCAGCCGAGGACAGCCGCAAGGGCGGCTAACGAACCTAGGTAACGGCAGCGCGCTGATTGAACTCCGCGCGCTGCCACTCCCCGCTGCCCAGCACCTCGGCGATGTGGCGCGCGGCAGCGGCCATGTCGGCAAAGCGCAGGTATGCCGGGGCAAAGCCCAGCCGCAGCACATCGGGATCGCGGAAGTCGCCGATCACCCCGCGCGCGATCAGTGCCTGACAGATCGCATAGGCGTGGGGCGCACGGAACGAGAGCTGGCTCCCGCGCGCGTCGCTGGTCGCCGGGCTGGCCAGTTCAAGGTTCACGCCCAGATCGGCAAGGCAGGCGAGCAGGAATTCCGAAAGCGCCTGCGATTTGGCGTAAAGCCGCGCGACGCCGATCTCGGCAATCAGCTCCACCCCGACTTCCAGGGCGGCCAACCCGAGCACCGGCGAGGTGCCGCACAAAAGCTGCTCGATCCCCGGCGCAGGGGCATAGTCGTCGGAGAAAGCGAAGGGCGCGGCGTGGCCGAACCAGCCGGTCAGCGGCTGGGCGAGATGGGCATGGTGGCGCGCGGCGACATAGGCAAAGGCCGGTGCCCCCGGCCCGCCGCACAGGTACTTGTATCCGCACCCGACCGCGAAGTCGGCCCCGGCCCCGTTCAGATCGACCGGTAGCGCCCCGGTCGAATGCGACAGGTCCCACAGCACCAGCGCGCCAGCCTCGTGCGCGGCGCGGGTGAGCGCGGCCATGTCGTGCATCGCGCCGGTCTTGTAATGGACATGGGTGAGCATCAGCAGCGCGACTTCGTCGTCCAGCGCCTCAGCGAGCGCCTCGCGCGGGGCCAGCCGCCGCTCGGCAAGCCCCTGCGCTTCAAGGCCTGCGATCATGTAGAGATCGGTCGGGAAATTGCCCGGTTCGGACAGGATCACCTTGCGGCCCGGGCGCATGGCGAGCGCCGCCGCGATCAGTTTGAACAGGTTCACGCTGGTAGAATCGCAGGCGACCACCTCGCCCGCTGCCGCGCCGATCAGGGGTGCGATCTTGCTCCCGATCCGGCCCGCAGCCTCGAACCAATGGGCGCTGTTCCACGAACGGATCAGCCCCTCGCCCCATTCCTGTTCGACCACGCGGGCCATGACCCCGGGGGTCGCCCTGGGCAGCGCGCCCAGCGAATTGCCGTCGAGGTAGATCACGCCTTCGGGCAGGGTGAAACACTCCCGGAAAGAGCTGAGCGGATCGGCGGCGTCGAATTCGGCGGCGCGGGTCTCGGGGGTCATATCGCGGTCCTGACGCTCAGCAGTTCGGGGAAGAAGGCCTGCTTCAGCACCCCTTCGAGATAGGGCACGCCCGGCGTGCCGCCGGTGCCGCGCTTGAAACCGATGATCCGCTCGACGGTCTTCAAATGCCCGAAGCGCCAGCGCTGGAAGTGATATTCGAGATCGACCAGCTTTTCGGCAAGTTCGTAGAGATCCCAGTGATCCTCCGGCTCTCGGTAGATCGCCGCCCACGCCGCCTCGAGGCTGGGGTTGTGCGCGTATGGCCCCGAAAGATCGCGGGCCAGCGCCGCATCATCCAGGGCAAAGCCGCGCCGCGCCAGCAGCCGGATCGCCGCATCATAGAGGCTCGCGCGCCCGCGCTCGCTCTCCAGCCGGTCAGCCCAGTCGGCATTGTCCTTGTGGAGCCGCACGTGCTTGGCATCCCGCCCGCCGAGCATGAATTCCATCATCCGGTACTGCGGCGACTGGAACCCGCTCGACGCACCCAGATGCGGGCGGATCGCCGAATAGTCGTGCGGAGTCATGGTCGAGAGCACGTCCCAGCTCTGGATCAGCTGCTGCTGCGCCCGCGCCACCCGCGCCAGCATCTTGAAAGCGGGACGCAGCCGGTCGCTCTCGATCGCTTCGCGCGCGGCGGTCAGCTCGTGCAGGCACAGCTTGAGCCACAGCTCGCTCGCCTGATGGACGATGATGAACAGGAGCTCGTCATGCGCGTCCGAGGCAGGATGCTGGGCGGCAAGAATGCGGTCGAGATCGAGGTAGCTCGAATAGGTGACGTTGTCGGCCATGGCCTGCGCCTTAGCGCGGGGCGACGGGAGAGGAAACTACCCCTCGATCACGCGGGTCTGCGGATGGTGCTTGTCGAGATGCCTGCGGATGATCCTGAGGTTGCGGCTGTTGGAGCGGAACACGAAGTCCGCCGTGTCGCCCACCACCGGGATCGCGCCGATCGCGGTGTCGAA is drawn from Erythrobacter sp. and contains these coding sequences:
- a CDS encoding DUF305 domain-containing protein; this translates as MINASSLRASGALFSALLLSASGVAYAQSVPIVQPGAPGQASKKLTAEEATKLAQSSYTASDVAFMQHMIVHHQQALDMAVLVKDRTNTEDLVSIAGRIEGSQADEIAFMKTWLKERGEPVEDPAMKGHGEHLHHMMKGMASPEAMKALAAAKGTEFDRQFLTLMIAHHEGAVDMVEKLFDEEGTAADPVLYRFVSDVENEQTGEIKRMDKVLARLSEDPRSGLAAGFDNAGEAILNLTKVASLGKPAGFFNPANPADLRPPAAPKKGEEDKDKTEAAAAVETATDAAVAAAATATSAATPEREEEDLTEFAERSPLLDFANTDMAFFDDIMIAGSYHGFNIYKLGTDGVPQLMSSVVCPGGQGDVSVVGKILVMSVEQTRGRVDCGLEGAPGKVNEDRFRGLRIFDISDLSSPRQVGGVQTCRGSHTHSVVSADDKRIIVYNSGTAGIRETEELAGCIGEIPGDTRTALFSIDVIEIPLADPSQARIVKSPRVFADETTGTIAGLWTGGDHGEGTQATAPTDQCHDITVFPSKNIAAGACSGNGILFDIRDPLNPKRIDVATDTTFAYWHSATFNNDGTKVVFTDEWGGGGRPRCKASDPKTWGANAIYDIVDGKLVFRAHYKMPAPQSDKENCVAHNGSIVPVPGRDLFAQAWYQGGISVMDFTDSANPKEIAYFDRGPIDAKQMVLGGYWSVYWYKGHIYGTEITRGIDVFSLAPSAEMTEAEIAAAKAAVYQGGRFNPQTQTQVTWDAAAIKAAEDSRKGG
- a CDS encoding serine hydrolase gives rise to the protein MARTRFSVFAIGIAASLATIAAPAVAQADELQSSFDRAFGTELRTPQSFEAIYASSFEQRIAELANPSQGRIGVAAIDLATGEEVAVLGDQLFPMASTSKVAVAATFLEMVEQGRFALTSEFPLMMPERSARFSSAKAPVRPGQYMPAIDLIEIMITRSSNPATDALLAAVGGPSVVNDWARRQGIREFSINRDIATLVRDDGEFDPARHIDKRDAATPRAMARLLAGLYRGEYLSAESRRVLLGAMSRTVTGKRRIPAHIPLEARVSHKTGSLSNTSSDVGLIECPDGRTIAVAIYVTGQGTRAAREERIAAIARALYDGFAFRAQQNPVRNWTSAPYNTGG
- the polA gene encoding DNA polymerase I; protein product: MADPQAPSKQHLYLVDGSSYIFRAYHRLPPLTDPEGTPVGAVYGYTTMLWKLAADLDEADGPTHLAVILDASGVSFRNDIYEHYKANRPEPPEDLVPQFPLIRDATRAFSLPCIEVPGLEADDLIATYARRAQEMGWDVTIVSSDKDLMQLVGEVDTPHGPARIDMLDTMKNQRIWLEEVEEKFGVPPALVGDVLALMGDAVDNVPGIYGIGPKTASKLIAEHGSLTAALDSAHDMKPSKLKERLIEGRGDAELSKVLVTLKEDCDLPQPIAEMKLGPVPPEPLAAFLEKHGFTSLLKRLEAGTGSPSRKTDLNPPKPTTAGAAPADTGDANRQPLPDMPRIDHAAYVTVQDMATLEQWIARATAARLVAVDTETTSLDPMRAELVGVSLAIGPNDACYIPLAHGGDDMFAQKPQMVPMADALAALKPLLEDEAVLKVFQNGKYDLNVLARQGLAVSPIDDTMVISFALDAGRGEEGMGGGHGMDELSQRHLGHTPIPFKDLCGTGKKAILFSEVPLDRATAYAAEDADVTLRLHRNLKPRLASEGGTRIYERVDRPLITVVAAMEREGIRVDRARLAKLSEEFAIEIGRLEGEIHGVAGQEFTVGSPKQLGDILFDKLGYKGGKKGKSGQYTTDVSVLEKLAAEGAPIARLVLEWRQLSKLKSTYTDALQAAINPATGRVHTSYSLVGAQTGRLSSTDPNLQNIPVRTAIGRQIREAFVPEAGNVLLAADYSQIELRLAAHMAGVDTLKDAFAQGEDIHARTAREMFGEVTRDTRARAKTINFAILYGISRWGLAARLEVPPEEAQAMIDTYFQRFPGIQRYILETLESVRDKGYSETLFGRKTWFPRINSKNQAERQGSERAAINAPIQGTSADIIKRAMARMLPALAEAGLHDVRMLLQVHDELVFELPEGRVEAATPIIRQVMAEAALPAVELSVPLGVDIGTGASWDAAH
- a CDS encoding tryptophan 2,3-dioxygenase; this encodes MADNVTYSSYLDLDRILAAQHPASDAHDELLFIIVHQASELWLKLCLHELTAAREAIESDRLRPAFKMLARVARAQQQLIQSWDVLSTMTPHDYSAIRPHLGASSGFQSPQYRMMEFMLGGRDAKHVRLHKDNADWADRLESERGRASLYDAAIRLLARRGFALDDAALARDLSGPYAHNPSLEAAWAAIYREPEDHWDLYELAEKLVDLEYHFQRWRFGHLKTVERIIGFKRGTGGTPGVPYLEGVLKQAFFPELLSVRTAI
- the kynU gene encoding kynureninase, which translates into the protein MTPETRAAEFDAADPLSSFRECFTLPEGVIYLDGNSLGALPRATPGVMARVVEQEWGEGLIRSWNSAHWFEAAGRIGSKIAPLIGAAAGEVVACDSTSVNLFKLIAAALAMRPGRKVILSEPGNFPTDLYMIAGLEAQGLAERRLAPREALAEALDDEVALLMLTHVHYKTGAMHDMAALTRAAHEAGALVLWDLSHSTGALPVDLNGAGADFAVGCGYKYLCGGPGAPAFAYVAARHHAHLAQPLTGWFGHAAPFAFSDDYAPAPGIEQLLCGTSPVLGLAALEVGVELIAEIGVARLYAKSQALSEFLLACLADLGVNLELASPATSDARGSQLSFRAPHAYAICQALIARGVIGDFRDPDVLRLGFAPAYLRFADMAAAARHIAEVLGSGEWQRAEFNQRAAVT
- a CDS encoding CDC48 family AAA ATPase; protein product: MAEAETAANARTVRLQVAPARQEESGQGIARMPRTAFQKLGITESDVVEIVGKRTTAAIAMAAYPEDDALDVVRLDGLQRGNAEAGSGEHVEIAKGQSRPATRVVFAPAQREMRLQGPTQALKRNFFRRPLMAGDLVATTGQQPVQNMPSDVRQLLRAPAYALTQIRLTVATTSPKGIVHIDENTEVELRAEFEEPRDGRAAVNYDDVGGMEDTIRALREMVELPLRYPELFIRLGVEPPKGVLLHGPPGTGKTRLAQAVANESDAEFFTINGPEIMGSGYGESEKRLREVFEEASRAAPAIIFIDEIDSIAPKRTQVPGEAEKRLVAQLLTLMDGLEKRANLVVIAATNRPDAIDEALRRPGRFDREIVIGVPDQRGRREIIAIHTRGMPLEGAVDLDELARVTHGFVGADLAALTREAAIEAVRRIMPRLDLDERTIPQDVLEDLCVTRDDFLAALKRVQPSAMREVMVQVPNIGWDDIGGAGEAMDKLREGIELPLKNPDAFRRLGIRPAKGFLLYGPPGTGKTLLAKAVAKEAEANFISMKSSDLLSKWYGESEQQIAKLFARARAVAPCVIFIDEIDSLVPARGSGQGEPQVTGRVVNTILAEMDGLEELQSVVVIGATNRPALVDPALLRPGRFDELVYVGTPDKAGREHILGIHTAKMPLGDDVDLAMLASKTERFTGADLEDLVRRAGLGALRRVGGEVSAVEGRDFEAALADSRATVTAEMEEEYLKMRGELKKRAAAVQLIGFFAPELLKPTREKKHD